One region of Zootoca vivipara chromosome 7, rZooViv1.1, whole genome shotgun sequence genomic DNA includes:
- the LOC118088457 gene encoding cytochrome P450 2J2 isoform X2 gives MSLQFGNVWFVVVNGLHLVKEVLVHQGENFVDRPNVPFDDEIFKGLGLIFSNGLGWKQQRRFALSTLRNFGLGKRSLEERIQEESRYLTDAIEAENGQPFDPHFQINNAVSNIICSVTFGNRFEYHDNHFQKLLKLLDETTHLQGSRGQLYDLFPTLMKHLPGSHQTIFNNWKQLRSFVREIIEKHKEDWNPSEPRDFIDAYLNEMAKGDAAPSFHEENLLHSTLDLFFAGTETTSTTLRWALLYMAIYPEIQARVQAEIDSVIGQSRQPAMDDRDSMPYTNAVVHEVQRISNIIPLNVPRMTTKDTTLAGFHVPKGTIMLASLTSVLFDKDEWETPNEFNPGHFLENGQFKKKEAFLPFSAGKRVCLGEQLARTELFIFFTALIQKFTFQAPKNETLSREFRMGLTMSPVPYRICAFSR, from the exons ATGAGCCTTCAGTTTGGAAATGTGTGGTTTGTAGTTGTGAATGGATTGCACCTGGTGAAGGAGGTCCTTGTCCATCAGGGTGAAAACTTTGTCGATCGTCCAAATGTTCCTTTTGATGATGAAATCTTTAAGGGGCTTG GATTGATATTCTCTAATGGCCTTGGTTGGAAACAACAAAGACGGTTTGCCTTATCAACTCTCAGAAACTTTGGTTTGGGCAAAAGGTCTTTAGAAGAACGAATACAGGAGGAGAGCCGATACCTAACAGATGCAATTGAAGCTGAGAATG GGCAGCCATTTGACCCTCACTTTCAGATTAATAATGCTGTTTCAAATATCATTTGTTCTGTCACTTTTGGGAACCGCTTTGAATACCATGACAATCATTTCCAGAAGTTATTGAAATTGCTTGATGAGACGACGCACCTTCAAGGAAGTCGGGGTCAG CTGTACGATCTCTTTCCCACTCTCATGAAGCACCTGCCAGGGTCCCATCAGACTATTTTTAATAACTGGAAGCAGCTGAGATCCTTTGTGAGAGAAATCATTGAAAAACACAAAGAAGACTGGAATCCATCTGAACCCAGAGACTTCATTGATGCGTACCTAAATGAAATGGCCAAG GGGGATGCTGCTCCCAGTTTCCATGAAGAAAACCTCCTACATTCTACACTGGATCTGTTTTTTGCTGGAACAGAAACAACTTCTACAACCCTGCGCTGGGCTTTGCTGTACATGGCAATATATCCAGAAATTCAGG CAAGAGTCCAAGCAGAAATAGATTCTGTGATTGGCCAGTCTCGCCAGCCAGCGATGGATGACAGGGACAGCATGCCCTATACCAATGCAGTTGTTCATGAAGTTCAAAGAATAAGCAACATTATACCTTTGAATGTGCCCCGGATGACAACTAAGGACACTACACTGGCTGGGTTTCATGTGCCCAAG GGAACCATAATGCTTGCCAGCTTGACCTCTGTGCTCTTTGACAAGGATGAGTGGGAAACACCCAATGAGTTTAATCCTGGCCATTTCCTGGAGAACGGTCAGTTCAAGAAAAAGGAAGCATTCTTGCCATTCTCCGCAG GAAAGCGAGTTTGTCTTGGAGAGCAGTTGGCAAGGACCGAGCTCTTCATTTTCTTCACTGCCCTAATTCAGAAGTTCACTTTCCAGGCTCCAAAGAATGAGACATTAAGCCGTGAATTTAGGATGGGTCTGACGATGTCTCCCGTGCCATACAGGATATGTGCATTCTCTCGCTAA
- the LOC118088457 gene encoding cytochrome P450 2J2 isoform X1: MLLQFLLVLWEALSLQVVLVFLATFLLLAGYKTRPKDFPPGPIALPFLGNVLSLDLKKTHLSVQKLSEKYGNVMSLQFGNVWFVVVNGLHLVKEVLVHQGENFVDRPNVPFDDEIFKGLGLIFSNGLGWKQQRRFALSTLRNFGLGKRSLEERIQEESRYLTDAIEAENGQPFDPHFQINNAVSNIICSVTFGNRFEYHDNHFQKLLKLLDETTHLQGSRGQLYDLFPTLMKHLPGSHQTIFNNWKQLRSFVREIIEKHKEDWNPSEPRDFIDAYLNEMAKGDAAPSFHEENLLHSTLDLFFAGTETTSTTLRWALLYMAIYPEIQARVQAEIDSVIGQSRQPAMDDRDSMPYTNAVVHEVQRISNIIPLNVPRMTTKDTTLAGFHVPKGTIMLASLTSVLFDKDEWETPNEFNPGHFLENGQFKKKEAFLPFSAGKRVCLGEQLARTELFIFFTALIQKFTFQAPKNETLSREFRMGLTMSPVPYRICAFSR; encoded by the exons ATGCTGCTCCAGTTTCTCCTTGTCCTCTGGGAGGCCTTGTCCCTGCAGGTCGTTCTGGTGTTTCTGGCTACATTTCTACTTCTTGCTGGTTACAAGACTCGCCCAAAGGATTTCCCCCCAGGGCCCATAGCTCTTCCCTTTCTGGGCAATGTGCTCAGTTTGGATTTGAAGAAGACTCATCTTTCAGTACAAAAG CTTTCAGAAAAATATGGCAATGTCATGAGCCTTCAGTTTGGAAATGTGTGGTTTGTAGTTGTGAATGGATTGCACCTGGTGAAGGAGGTCCTTGTCCATCAGGGTGAAAACTTTGTCGATCGTCCAAATGTTCCTTTTGATGATGAAATCTTTAAGGGGCTTG GATTGATATTCTCTAATGGCCTTGGTTGGAAACAACAAAGACGGTTTGCCTTATCAACTCTCAGAAACTTTGGTTTGGGCAAAAGGTCTTTAGAAGAACGAATACAGGAGGAGAGCCGATACCTAACAGATGCAATTGAAGCTGAGAATG GGCAGCCATTTGACCCTCACTTTCAGATTAATAATGCTGTTTCAAATATCATTTGTTCTGTCACTTTTGGGAACCGCTTTGAATACCATGACAATCATTTCCAGAAGTTATTGAAATTGCTTGATGAGACGACGCACCTTCAAGGAAGTCGGGGTCAG CTGTACGATCTCTTTCCCACTCTCATGAAGCACCTGCCAGGGTCCCATCAGACTATTTTTAATAACTGGAAGCAGCTGAGATCCTTTGTGAGAGAAATCATTGAAAAACACAAAGAAGACTGGAATCCATCTGAACCCAGAGACTTCATTGATGCGTACCTAAATGAAATGGCCAAG GGGGATGCTGCTCCCAGTTTCCATGAAGAAAACCTCCTACATTCTACACTGGATCTGTTTTTTGCTGGAACAGAAACAACTTCTACAACCCTGCGCTGGGCTTTGCTGTACATGGCAATATATCCAGAAATTCAGG CAAGAGTCCAAGCAGAAATAGATTCTGTGATTGGCCAGTCTCGCCAGCCAGCGATGGATGACAGGGACAGCATGCCCTATACCAATGCAGTTGTTCATGAAGTTCAAAGAATAAGCAACATTATACCTTTGAATGTGCCCCGGATGACAACTAAGGACACTACACTGGCTGGGTTTCATGTGCCCAAG GGAACCATAATGCTTGCCAGCTTGACCTCTGTGCTCTTTGACAAGGATGAGTGGGAAACACCCAATGAGTTTAATCCTGGCCATTTCCTGGAGAACGGTCAGTTCAAGAAAAAGGAAGCATTCTTGCCATTCTCCGCAG GAAAGCGAGTTTGTCTTGGAGAGCAGTTGGCAAGGACCGAGCTCTTCATTTTCTTCACTGCCCTAATTCAGAAGTTCACTTTCCAGGCTCCAAAGAATGAGACATTAAGCCGTGAATTTAGGATGGGTCTGACGATGTCTCCCGTGCCATACAGGATATGTGCATTCTCTCGCTAA